cctTCACACAtaacaaaaagaacaaacaaaaaggCAAACCTTTGGAGACTGATCAGATGACAGTGCTTCTGGTGCAGAATAAATTACAGCTCCGGGATTCATTGTTCTACACTTTCTCATGAAATTCGCAGTGCCGTAATCAGACACCTTAGCTTGCCACTGATTGTCTCGTCTCCACAGCAGCACATTTGCACTGCTTATATCCCGGTGGATTATGGGAGGTTTACTCATATGCAAGTAATTCAAGGCTCTGGCAATATCAAGTGCAATGGTGACTACTTCTGCTTTTGTTAATGGCTGCTTTTCAAGTAGATCCCTCAAACTGATATCCATTAGCTCTGTTATAAACAAAGGTACACCATCATCATTTGTAGCACCAATAAATTGGAGTAAACATGGGTGACGGCATCTAGAGGCAATGGTCATCTCTCTCATAAATAAGCGTCTGTTGTGCGGTGACAAAATAAGTTCATGAATTTGCTTCACTGCCACTCTACATCCACGAAATCTGCCCTCCGTGACCACGCCCCAGCCACCAGTGCCTAGACTTTTCCCACCTAAAACCTCAACCTCGCTGCGCTCTATAAGCCAGTCACAAGTTTCCGCCACTGGACTAGGTTGCTGCTTCAGTTCATCTAAACCCTCCTGGCAAGTGACCCTCTGAGTAAGATTTTCCAATTCTTTTTGTAATGCAGCTTTCAACTTCTTCTCTTTCTCTAATTGTAACAAGGAGTCACTCAACTGCTGTTCAATGCTAACTTTTGAAGCACGCTCTTCAATCAAACGTTTCTCAAATTCTTTCCACTCAGACATGAAACATTTctgcattttctgaatcttACTCTTCTGTTCCTCCAACTGAAATTCAACCCCGGATTGATGTAGAACTTGCTCACTCAAAGCATTCTGTAAAGTGTTACATTTCTCACTCAGACTTTCTCTTGCCACACGTTCTTCGTGAAGATTCTTCTCCAGACTTGAAATCTTCATCTTGCTCTCTTCAAGAAGGTTTTGGATCTCACTCAGCGTTTTCTTCTCTTTAAGATACAAATGCTTAAATTTCAATAGCTCTTCGCCTCTTGATTCCTCTTCTTGAAGATCATCAATGATTTTGCTATTATTCCCATTAGTTTCCACTTGTTCACTCAGGTTTTTATCACTGTTAAGAACACCACCATTTTCATTAAACACTTCTGCCTCCATGATTGAATGCCCTGAGCTCTCCATACCAGAGTCATCTCCATTTGAATCTCCACTTACCGTTATATGTGTGTAGTCATCTTGGACATTCTCTTCTAAAAGGAAACAATCATAAAATAATTAGCCACTAACTCAGGATTCAGGATTCAGAAAAATGCATGGATgcttaaaaatataaattaccCTTTCACAAAGACTTTCTAAAACATTGCAGCCAACAATGATTTACAATATTGGCAcagattaaaataaaattgcaattATTAAGTAAGTTATTCCttcacaacaataaaataaacattaTGAGAGCATTATGGCCTAGTGTTTCTTTATCAACTAATATCACTTGAACAACAAATTATccaataattacatgtactgaTCACAAGAACAAGCAAGAGTGAAAAGACATTTTcagaaaattaaatttaataatatttgCTGTATTTGCCAgcctttcaaataatttttgttttatcagaGAAAGTTTATCCATACAACGAAGTCTTGGGCTTTCCATTGTAGAATTAGTGAAACAGGCTTTGTTTAAAACAATGgacatcttgaaaaaaaaaaagccaaaatggCCTTATTTTTCTCAATCCCTTCCCAACCTGTGGCCTAGCCTTGACATTTTGCACAGAACCTGTAAAAACGTGCATAAGCTTTACAAGTACACCTCTCATTCATGAttcttattaataataatattattattattatcattattttgttcTGCCCAAGGTATGCCACCTAACATAATCACCTCCTTACTTCTACTGCTAATATTCTCGGTGAAACATGGTCATCGAGCAGTGATGCTAGGAaacttaattttttattgtatggtgttctttctttCAAGAAGTCCACAGTTTTATAATGAATACTATTGCTTTTCAATGGCCACTGTTTTATTGTTCTAGCCATGTAACGTCCTCTGTCAAAACGTTTGTGTTTGTTTGTGTGTGAGCCTGATAATTGAATTTAAAGTTGTATTATTATGATCCCCTTCCCCTTGATAAGCCTCAGTGTTTTTGGGGAAAACAATGACAAATAAGTTTAAATGACAAATattattaccgtatttacccgtgtataagtcgatcccatgtataagtcgaccccccatttttgatggcaaaaaaagcaatttcttaatttctttgctaaatgttcatgggatattaatcttgcattcttcgatttctggaactgtggttTCACAAAAAATAAAGGGcatcaagcgcttaatagttttgttgttcagtggttgttgtacatgtatgtgcgggcattttgtccttgaatttcgaaaaagttctcagaaaatcgaacatgtaaacctcaaactaacctgtttcgttgttcaaggataaagggctttagaggataagcacaacatcacagaagcaggagtcaatctttgaaaataacttcaaaaacgatacaaaatgtgcaaggtttaattggtgcttgacttataatttctcacatggcaaacgaaacaaaactcataaaccaaacaatacaaagtttgcaaaagcatttaaatcatccaggtttgtataaagaataaaaaacaatcattaccaaccagcattttcaggcaacacgagtgacgatcatGCTCGCACGCAAACACAAGGAattgtgccaggttactaagccattgaaggatcgcgttttatttgaagaaacaagaatgttttttagagctttccgcctttggaaaacgaaaatttccagtgtctatttcatatttgtgcttgtgagtatcttcaacatttaaagtaaaacaaatcctttttcctttcaactggaattgcttaattACATTCATATTGAAGTCTttcgtcattcattttgaagtatttcgtccactgcgttcgttatgcccaacgaccacattatgatgtttattttgaataaattacttagctggaacttggctcaaaatctttgacccgtgtataagtcgagggcgatttttggagtttcttttgaggccataaaaggtcaacttgtacacgggtaaatacggtattagtatttttattattattaagatactaaattattattattatcatcatcatcatcatcattattattattattatatttaccAGCCTCTGCATTTGCAGTCACTTCCTCGCACAATGGAATCCTGATCTTGTCTAAGGACACAAACATTCCCGCTCCTGCAGCACACTTGAAATACCTTTGACACCTAAAAACACCATCTGTAGTGCCACGATTGCAAAAAAGAGGGTCCTAGAAGATAAATCAAAGGTCACAGTTATGAACAGCTAATATTCTGTTTACAGCCTTTTTTATAAATATGAAGTGTAGTCACAGTATTTTTGAGCACAACTTTGAAGTACTCAAAAAATAACTAGTAATTATGATAGAAATGCTGCCAAGGGGAAGGGAGATGCTTAACTTGCTTGCAATTTAAAGACAGTTCATGCATGGAATGGAAGGGAGATTTGGTCACCGTGATTTCATtgaattctaaaatcaaaattgcaaggtcttttgaatttttatctaaaggaggATAAAGATGACCCAGAAATAAATCTTCTTCAAGTTCTCAGTTCTGTGACATCTTTCATTCGAAattacagcattttgaatttccgaattgttaCCTTGCGTAAAACCATGATGCAAAACTATTTGGCTGAAAAAAAtgtgaatctcagcagtttgagcctttcaggTAAATttggagatgtgttcatacatagagaatattacatggccgcgtggagatatgaaatttctctcggagtgttgaaaaatatttcacaagtGAGCGCAGcaaacaagtgaaatatttttcaacatgagaagagaaattttgtatctccaagccgccatgtaatattctatttattatatgaacACCAAAGAAAGACTAAATTGTTTCATGAAAGGCATTGAAAGGCGCaattttttatatgtaaccatagcaacagtgatcttttcacgtgttaTCTTCACCTGGAAGATAATTATCATGTTTTTGCgcaaaagctcacttggtatttcattggtgtttatataataaacatgtattttatctcacgAGTGAAATGTAAGCACTGTTATTGCAAAGTGAACaacagatgtttttgttgattactggccgccatgttggtggatcacatggcgtctccatataAAACTCTTTAAACTTGCGTGAAATGTTCAACAAATAATTCAGAAAcaatgtaccgcacagacctgagaatttgagaggtggttaaaagatttgtttcctacaacattcgCAGTTCTTTCCCCTTTCCATGGAAGATCAATGAAcaattttgaatttattttttcgTTGTTTGACAGTGAATCAAAAGTAGAATACGAAAAGCTAAAACGAAAAAGAGGGCAGGCTCTAATATTCTATGGAACAAGATTGTACCACGCATTTTAATTTCTCCATTAGCGCATATCCACAGAAACATGCACCTTTGTTCTTACTGTGACCACAATTCACTGCGTTTCGTAGAAAATGTGTTCTCCTGATTATAGAGCTGCCTTGTTTGTTTGCTCTAGGCTCACTCACCGCTCACTCACTACTGGCAAATCCCCAAAATGAATCATGAGCAAAAAAAGCTTCAATCATTTTGAAGTAGCAtagatggaaatggattgaaaaagTCCCTTCATCACTACCACTGTCACAAAACTTACTGTCTGGTCTCAGCCTTAAAAAATTGCTAAAGGAAATGTTTTTGTCTGTCAGTATTAGAGGGGTTCGGAGTAGTTCTTGTGTTGCAGACATtaataatgattttaaaatgcCAAAGACAGATGTGAGACATTAAAGTGTACATAGTATTTTGTATTCtactttgtacatgtattcCAGTTttgaaatagaggatattacatggctgtacagggatacaaattttatctttgtGCTGAAAGTACCGTATCTCTCATAATTGAgtgaagcgaacgagtgagagatactttcagcacgactagataaaatttgtatccccaagTGGCcttgtaatgttctgtttattatatagatattgatgaaatgtccagattaaaaacaacttgttttactcattttcgaaatgatgaaaaattggtcaccaaccactaaaacatgcatgttgtgtaacatgaaacaagatatgaaagttatgaaaaacaaatcatgataacgtaaaattgtgcaataaaaatgttaatgtagtagagaagaattatattaaagcacaaaagtatcttacaatgaaggggaagctcacgttttattggctaatcgtgttcatTACCATGAGGCCACCTACATTCTCACATATgaacatggcatctgacaggatgcggcgatgcggatccgcataattcactgaaatccgcatcttccgcataattctgatattttccgcaaaaaaaagaagaaatatctgatattggtgataaagcagctccttaacatcctcaaaaacataaaagcccaagaaattgactgttttgaaatgcttattttcctgaacattgaagaaaacacaccatttcgttcacaagatgaaagttcgtaagaaagatcgtaatcagtttccgcgcattttttcgccaatgagcctggacactagttcttgttcctacaatgctttccattggacgagaaacagttGCACTTCAGCAAATGATgtaactgataagaaactaagggcgcgttcgattgactgtagTCCGGAACAggattacatggaatacaagttagaaatccttcgtttttacggagattcacattaaaaatgtcgaacacctgctaaaatgctattttaaacatatctttattatccttgttgcttcaaaatgccagacataccgttttgacTTCATCAGttcatgtattcttattccggaatacgatgaatcaaacgcactttaagtcaatgatcgagggaatggatcgcgctccaaaggtcttacaattttgctccattatctccaaattgaaacaaaattcatgatgagaaacaaaataattttttatcgctttatttattttaccaaaagctgcgggaaaatcccaactgctaacccttttatttcaacggtgaaagctggtcgcaaattgatgACTCCTCCATGTGATTTAATCACACAGGGGCGTAGCGTCCTTTCAAAAGCAAAGACGCACATATATACTTGAGAAATCGGtagagtttttttcataagttttcTGTTGTAAGTAAAAGCCCAGCGAGGCCTCCACACAGTGTCGGTCTCATCACCAGTCCCCAGTTCCCAGTTATTAATTTTTGAAGGAAAtgtcatgatgatgatgataacagaGTTTGTGATGTCTTGCTCTTTGCTTGTGTTATAGCTTGCTCATAACTCTACTgatgggtaaaataaacaactattTGTGAGACTCTAAATTTCAAAACATTCTGGgagagcatgcccccagacccccccccccccaactttGGAGCGCCTTTGGCACTTGAAAACATTCTTCCTGTGCAGATACCTGTACTACGCCCCTGACTCATGCTTCTCAGTAGGCCACTTCCaagtctgtctcctcttcaaagcgagtctaagtgcaaggGTTTTCTTAGTTCATATTTAAAGTGAAACTAATTACCatgacaaaaacttcgcacttatacttgctttgaagaggagacagacatgaactcggaactGGCCTATTATGGCTCAGCCACTGGACAAGTACATTTGTAACTTTCACTTTGATTGTTAAGTTGTAAAATTATGATGTAAAAACCACAAAGTATGTTTGGTATCTAGGTGAAGAGATTTAGGGCTAGTAGGACCTCTTGAAGGGCATAAAATGACCTCATTGTGACAttaaaaaggaacacataccACAATCTCAATTCCAAACATAACACCATCATAAGGTGGCAGAGCTCCCTTGTAATGAATAACAGCAGCGACATATTTCTTCATATCATCAATCCACACAGATACTTGGCAGCCTTCGTTGTCAGCCACACCCCAACTAAGAagactttgtttttcatttacaaTAATACATCGCTCGCTATAGGACTGAACAGCTAAGAGTATGTAGGCCTCTTTTCCGCTAATCATTTTTAAATCTTCTTTTGGGCACTTAACTTGCAGACATTTTTGCTTTAGACCACGCAAAGAAACATTGTCCTCGACAGCTGTGGATTGTTTATCTGCAGGAAGAGCCTCGAAGAGTTCTCCCTTGAGGGCTAATGGTGATGTTGTCCCATAGACGTAATTGGACAGCAAAGTCATTCCCCATAGCACGCCAGACCCTTGAGTCGAAGGGTCTTCCAAATCGCGAGTGAGGATGTAATACGTTTTCTTTTCCATCGTTCGCGCGACTACAATTTGTACCACACCTTGCCTATTCAAATCAATATAATATCTCGTCGAATTCGCACTGTTCCAAAACTTTAGATGATGGAAACCGACTGTTGACAATATTTGTAGTAAATTCCAACTTCAACCAGTTTCAAATCAAGCGTCTTGCGTTGCTTAACAATCCTTTCTAAGCAAAGTTCAAAGTATGTACAGTGACAATTTTGggatgaaataaaatatttatagaAGAACCGAGTTCACTCTTCGCAGAAAAGCACATCTCACTCCTTTTGCCACTCCTACCTTTTAATGTACGTAATAGTCCACCATGATGAATATTCCTGCTCCAATCCTCCTGCATCTCAACTCGCTAAGAAATGTAGAGAAGCCCTGGAGGCAAGTTGAACGTCTGCAAGGTGGCGCGGGGATCGGCCGTTGAATGTCAACAAAGCGTTTGATGCAAAACACAGTACGGTGCGTAGAATTTAATTACATTTTAGTTCTTCTCTGTCCTAAATGTCCTTTATGCAAAGAGACTATAAAGCTACACTTAGTGGTGCCAATTACCTAAAAAGTTTTAACAGTTTTAGttaaagaagaagaaacttCTTTAACTAAAACTTTACTTAAAGAAGGTGCTGAAATAATAACTGATAAATCGCGTATTGCCAATATTTTCAATGATTATTTTGTGAACAATTGCGAATCATATTGAGGCTCCAAGTGGAGAGGTGTACGGTAGAGATTTTGCGGACCATCCGAGTGTAATGGCGATAAGTGGCAGTGTCagttccagtttttctttttcgccTACGAACTCTACCTGCgttaagcaattattattaGATATTAATATCAGGAAGTCACCCGGGTATGACAACATTACGCCCAAATTATTAAAGCTTTCGGCTGAATGTGTTGCTGAACCGCTTTGTGCTATTTTCAATGCTGCCATTGATCAATCCACGTATCCGGCAGCATGGAAAAAGGGACAGATTACCCCGATTCCTAAAGGCTCGGACAGTGAGATCGATAAGACCTTATTTCGACCGGTGACGGTTTTACCAGCTATGAATAATATCTTTGAAAAGATTCTTGCATCGCAGTTAACATCATACTTTCAGGGCGTTCTATCGGACTTTTTATCAGCTTACCGGAAACATCATAGCTGTCACACAACATTGTTGCGTCTCGTGGAGGATTGGAAAAAGAGTCTTGATGATGGGAAACTTGTTGCCATGGTAGCAATGGATTTATCAAAGGCGTTTGACAGTCTTCCTCACTCACTGCTTATAAGTACCGGTAAGCTACGGGCATATGGTTTGGACAACAGCAGCTGCGCGTTTTTACAGAATTATCTTACCGGGAGATTTCAGCGGGTGAAGGTTGGCGATGAATTGTCCTGTTGGGAGTTAAATCGACGTGGTGTACCTCAGGGTAGTGTCCTTGGACCGCTGTGTTTCAACGTCTTTCTTAATGATTTATCATATTTTATTTCGCGGGTGAGCCTCAATGCATATGCTGATGATCAGCAGTTGTATGGCGCGGATAGTGATCATGAGGCCCTGTATGCAAGTCTAGACCACGAGTTAAGGGAGGCATCACAGTGGTTCAGGATGAATGGCCTGATGGCTAATCCTAGCAAATTTCAAGCGTTAGTGTTAGGCAGTACTGAGCAGGACTTTTCTTTCAATATCGATGGACAGCAAATACAGAGGTGCGATGATGTTGATCTCTTGGGAGTTAACATAGACTCTAAACTCAGTTTTGATAAGCATATTTCGTCTATTTGtagtaatgcacctatcaatgttaagccggcGGGGGGGGAGGCAGGGCATAGGGCGGGGATTTgacttttttgcaaaaaatgtcgtcaaattccccaccccagGGTTTAAATTTTGTGTCAAAAGTACTAAAAAGTCCCCACCCAGGGCACCACAACAGTGATCAAATGTTCCCTAGTCTGACAATCGACAGACTGAAAATAACCTGGAACAAAACACAATTATCCTCTTTAATAATGtaaaattgcttttataaaCAGTTTTAGGAATTTTATGGACATTCTCTAAACATACCTGTAAACTTTTACAATCATAACTGACGCTTTGAATTCTCTTTTTAACATCTTTTCTACTGTTGTGACATAGTTTGAAATGGATGGAGAATCACGTTCAAGAAAGTATTTACTTAGTTAAACTTGGTTTCATTTGTTATTGGACAACTAGGCTTGCAGCcaataaaaactgaaatatgTTGACTGAAAGGCGAAATAAAACCGTCTGTTGTAATAAAGGTCACTGTAACTAGTAAAATAGCTTTCAAATCTATGTTCATCATAGCCAGTAGCTGGCCCAAGATATAAGAATAACATGCACTGAATAAAAGGAACAAGTTGTAAAAACGTAAACAGTATAGTCCAAGCATTATTATACTGTGATTGTACAACTATGCAATACATTAAAAACTCGTGTGTAAGAACCTACATTGTTTGAAGCCTGGCAAAAGATATGAAAAAGAAAGGTTAATCATCATTTAACTGtaacccacatataagaacctgctTGATCTGGCTTGGCTAAACAGCTTCTTATATTTTGGGGTGTTAAAATGCCGAATATCTACCAGCAGGTTCTTAAACTACAAGGTTCTCACACGCGGGTTTTAACTGTTATTTGTGGAACTTTAAAATAGTTCGAATCAAGAAACTTCAGAGTGCTAGATTGCTGTAAACAGGAACGGTGCTAATTCTGTCCTTAACATTTTTAAAGTGGTCTAACTAAAGAATGTAGACCCCATCTAAAGTTCATTTGATCCATCTGTAGTGAAAGTCCTAGAGCAAAGTCATCTGGTAAGTGATTTACCAGACTTCACTGCATTTCAAGCAAAGCCAGTGAAGTTGATCTGaacttttatcttcttcaaatCCAAGACAAGTAATGTGCCACCATAAAAGGCAGCCATCGCATGAAAGCCAAGAAATTGTGTCTCCTTCACAATCGGGGGGATCAGCCATACCACACTCTTGACAAAGGTCTGAAGTGCTGTCTTTATCCACATTGCCAGAGTTGGCTTCTTTAGCTACAGTACTACCCTTGGAAGATCTGGTTTTTCCTGCACGTTTCATTTCTCTCCGTTTTATAGCAGCTTTCTTAGCTCCCGCTTTTCGGTTTTCAGCTATCTGATGCAGGTGTTCAAACCACATCTTGACCTCCTCCACTGGCAGAAGTGTTCTTTGTGCTGTTTCCAACAAAACTGAATAAGGGGGGATTCTCTTCAACTGGTTGTATGTTTGAAGTAGAACAACTGAGGGTGGCTGTGCAAACTCTAACTTCTCCTGTTTTGAAAACCGTTCCAAAAGTTTGTCGTATCCCATGTAGTGTCCTGAACAATTATTTCCACATTCTTCACAGCTGATGCAATTAAACGGACGATCAGGATCTGCAACAGGCAAGGGAAAGAAGGCAATACAAGGACCTCCTGGATACCATGTCTCATTTTCAAGGCGTCCTTCTTTACACACAGGATGGACACACCCCTCCTCAAAGCAGCACTCAAGCATGAAGACATATTTACTTGGtacattctttctcaaatgccTCTCACGAAGGTCCATGGTATCCTTTACTTTCGAATACAAGACTGGGTTTTCAGTCGCCAGTTTTGATTTGGCATCCTTGCTTCCCTTCAAGAATACCTTCAGTACCTCATTttcttcttgatattttgaACTTTCTGCCCCTTTGAAGAGCCTAATCTCTGTTGCAGCGCACGGGGCCCCATCCACCCTGGAAATGTACACATCTATAGCTGAATCAAGGTTTTGGTGAAGAATCTGTTGATTCACCCCTCCCGACTGGTTTAGACATGACCCATTTAGTGTTGATGGAATGAATAAGTTGGCATGGCCAAGAGCCAGGCATCCGTTTTGAAGCTCCACACGATTACGAAAACTGGCACCACTGTTACGCGAAGTTACCAAAGTAACAACAGTTCCAGCTTCTATGTGCCTTCGAGTCCACCAATACTGAACTTCTTTGTGGGATGGTCCCTCGTCATAGCCACCATCGACTCGGATGCATTCCACCTTCTTCCTTTCTTGCGTTCCAGGATTGACAAAAGCAGGTCTAATTGTATCCTCGTTCTCTATCATTTCTAAGTCTGCAAAATGCTGGGCTGCATTCTTGTTATGAAGTGGGGTTGCCTTTACTACACCACAACATATTTCTCCAGTAGTTTCTGTGCTTGGAAAATTGTAAGACGTTGTTTGCAAAGTTGACGGGTACTTGTTAACATAATCAGTGTAGGTGGTCAGAGGCTCATTTCCTCTGACACTAAGAGTGGAGTGAAGCTTGTGTGTAGTCATGGTGTCAAGCCTGAAACCTGCCTGATCGTCTCTGCCTAAATTAACAATGTTCTGACCATCGTTATACTGGAGCTTATCAAGTGAGGCGTATAAAGCAGAACTCCAATGCTGATCTGGATTATACTTCTGGTTAAATCCCTTTCGTGCTCGTCTCTGTGTTACATTTGCAATGCCTTTATATCGTGCTGCTGAACGCCTCCGCCTGTTTCTAGCTACACACAACTGTACCACCGTGCCATACGCAATCGACCGATTGTACTTCTGCTCCAGGTGTTCTTTGATCTTTTTGAAAGTCGCCTTTTGCTTCAACGTCCTGTTTCCATCGAAAGTAAGAACGCCCGTCCGCCGCCAAGCATCTGCCCCAGCCCCACAAGACTTCACATAATTCTCTATTTCCTGTCCGACGTCTGGGCAGTCCCGAAGCAGTTTCGAGACACGTTTGCTACGATGGCGCTTTTGGAAACGTCTCTCTGCTATTCTACGCTTTGCTTCACGAATCCCTTTACGCTTCAAAGCTGCTCTCTTCTTATGCAGAAAAGCTTTCGCTCTTTCTCCAATTAAGTCTACGTCCTGCAACATCTCATTTTCACTGGAATCGGACTCTGAGACGACTTCATCAGAGTTCTGGCTTCTACTGGCCTGCATTCTCTGACTTAGCATGTACGCTTGCCGTGATTGCTCAGTGATGCGTTCATCTTCAGTGCTTAGGCCCAAGAATGGCAACTGCCCAGCAAAGTCTAATAGGAGCTGTTCAAGAGCTTCCTTTGTAATAGGATTCGACATGTGTCGAAGAACCATGACAAACTGAAACCAATTAAGTTCACACTTGCGAAGGATCTCTAGTAGTTGATGAGAATTCATGTAAACACCCTCCGTTTCTGTTACATGTTTGTAAGTTTCATCACTGCTTATTAAGCCATCTGCAAGCTGAAACTGATGAGGCAATGTACTGTTCTCTTCAACAGGAAACCCATCCCCACTTTCCTGAGTATCATCTACCTCACTACCCATCTTGTTGGAATGGTCTTTGTCAGCAGAGAAACTTTTTTGAGGAGCAGGAAGTGTGTCATCACAATCAGAATCACTCTCACTTTCCGATTCACTCTCTTCATCTTCGCTGTCGTTAATTCCAAATGACCGTAGTAGCGCTTTGTCCTTCAACTGGGCAACCTTAAGAACACATTCTGTAATGGCTTGTGCTTCTTCCGCTGCGTCTATTACCTTCTGTGATCTAAAACTCATGTTGTGGAAACCATAGATACTCCGAGCCTTCATATCTGACATTCCAGAACCTTTGACAATGGCAAAAcgtaatctctctctctctgcttCACTTTCTGCAAGAGTGAAAAgctttttcatttcttccttAGAGAAATATTCTTCCTTCTTGGACTCCAGTGATTTACTTAGAAGAGATTGAAGAATCGTGTAGTTaacaaactgttgtttctgGACAAGAATAAGTCTAAGATTTCCCTTTTCTCGAGTTCCAATTGCAATTGCTGCAAGCGGCATTTGCAAAAGTTTTT
The Montipora capricornis isolate CH-2021 chromosome 10, ASM3666992v2, whole genome shotgun sequence genome window above contains:
- the LOC138021457 gene encoding uncharacterized protein; this encodes MEKKTYYILTRDLEDPSTQGSGVLWGMTLLSNYVYGTTSPLALKGELFEALPADKQSTAVEDNVSLRGLKQKCLQVKCPKEDLKMISGKEAYILLAVQSYSERCIIVNEKQSLLSWGVADNEGCQVSVWIDDMKKYVAAVIHYKGALPPYDGVMFGIEIVDPLFCNRGTTDGVFRCQRYFKCAAGAGMFVSLDKIRIPLCEEVTANAEAEENVQDDYTHITVSGDSNGDDSGMESSGHSIMEAEVFNENGGVLNSDKNLSEQVETNGNNSKIIDDLQEEESRGEELLKFKHLYLKEKKTLSEIQNLLEESKMKISSLEKNLHEERVARESLSEKCNTLQNALSEQVLHQSGVEFQLEEQKSKIQKMQKCFMSEWKEFEKRLIEERASKVSIEQQLSDSLLQLEKEKKLKAALQKELENLTQRVTCQEGLDELKQQPSPVAETCDWLIERSEVEVLGGKSLGTGGWGVVTEGRFRGCRVAVKQIHELILSPHNRRLFMREMTIASRCRHPCLLQFIGATNDDGVPLFITELMDISLRDLLEKQPLTKAEVVTIALDIARALNYLHMSKPPIIHRDISSANVLLWRRDNQWQAKVSDYGTANFMRKCRTMNPGAVIYSAPEALSSDQSPKIDVYSFGLLLCEMCIRELPVPQKTDTQVFLMTDQDLRDLVMSCVRDKPKERPNMVEVLRELEQIGPAMT